A single window of Anaerocolumna chitinilytica DNA harbors:
- a CDS encoding Gfo/Idh/MocA family protein, which produces MKIALVGAGQRGMIYSEYVYETKKAEIVAVVEPDDKKRSAAAQKFGIPLGMQFKRIEDFFQIGRIADAVIIASMDQDHYEQVMIALDLNYDILLEKPISPDPRECLKIQDKANQKGCKVIVCHVLRYTNFFAAIKEIIDSGELGKVITIQHNENVGNYHIAHSFVRGNWRRSDLSSPLIMQKSCHDMDILAWLVGSEASRITSFGSLKYFKEENAPAESSDRCLTCKAAKNCRFDARKAYLPVAGSWPATVLTQDQSEEGILKALKEGPYGRCVYRCDNDVCDNQVVLIEFKNDVTVSFNLSGFTNKISRTIKVMCENGEIRGDDSLNQIEVTKFASNAIDGFEQRVIHTGLTQGGHGGGDVALMNDFICQLESDSNNSRSSITQSVESHVMAYAAEQSRITGEVVNVDVLKGLLRNS; this is translated from the coding sequence TTGAAAATCGCATTAGTAGGTGCAGGACAGCGTGGAATGATTTATTCCGAATATGTCTATGAAACAAAAAAAGCAGAGATTGTGGCGGTTGTAGAACCGGATGATAAAAAAAGGTCAGCAGCGGCACAGAAATTCGGAATTCCTTTGGGAATGCAGTTTAAAAGAATAGAGGATTTCTTTCAAATCGGCAGAATAGCGGATGCTGTTATTATTGCCAGTATGGATCAGGATCATTATGAACAGGTAATGATAGCCCTTGATCTTAACTATGATATTCTTCTGGAAAAACCCATATCACCGGACCCCAGGGAATGTCTTAAGATTCAGGATAAAGCGAATCAGAAAGGCTGCAAAGTTATTGTATGCCATGTTCTAAGATACACGAACTTTTTTGCGGCTATAAAAGAGATTATCGACAGCGGGGAATTAGGAAAGGTAATTACCATCCAGCATAATGAGAATGTGGGAAATTACCATATTGCCCATTCCTTTGTAAGGGGTAACTGGAGAAGAAGTGATTTATCCAGTCCGCTGATTATGCAAAAGTCCTGCCATGATATGGATATCCTGGCTTGGCTGGTAGGCAGTGAGGCCAGCAGGATTACATCTTTTGGAAGTCTTAAGTACTTTAAAGAAGAGAATGCACCTGCTGAAAGCTCAGACCGATGTTTAACCTGTAAGGCTGCAAAGAATTGCCGTTTTGATGCCAGGAAGGCGTATCTTCCTGTTGCAGGCAGCTGGCCTGCCACTGTGCTGACACAGGATCAGTCGGAAGAAGGTATTCTAAAAGCCCTAAAGGAAGGTCCTTACGGACGCTGCGTATACCGTTGTGATAATGATGTATGCGATAATCAGGTAGTATTAATAGAATTCAAAAATGATGTCACAGTCAGCTTTAACCTAAGCGGCTTTACCAATAAAATAAGCAGGACTATCAAGGTTATGTGTGAGAACGGGGAAATCAGAGGAGACGACAGCTTAAATCAGATTGAAGTCACTAAGTTTGCCTCCAATGCCATTGACGGCTTCGAACAGAGAGTCATTCATACCGGTCTGACCCAAGGAGGGCATGGCGGCGGCGATGTAGCGCTCATGAATGATTTTATATGTCAATTAGAATCAGACAGTAACAACAGCAGGTCTTCCATAACCCAGTCAGTTGAAAGTCATGTGATGGCCTATGCGGCGGAGCAGTCCAGAATTACCGGCGAAGTAGTTAACGTGGACGTATTAAAAGGCCTGCTGCGTAACTCTTAA
- a CDS encoding acyltransferase domain-containing protein has translation MEHLYGYEDCVSYCGFDNLPEGLEQYFALYQEDNCKYFLERSFLEEIMNKFSLPTETQKLLREAVEAVEGDDKLLYFSRFLVWDMCSARNRCDVDNYNNMTPLCLEKFGELYSFLLLLACVVPSRKLLAERGVPEHYYKDIPFQPMKPQLEKLVKGDFKVSDFPWDMNFYTCSIFLMDRFLFIPCRFGDNFTMYRNRTSEKVIALWHQGEDFRRDGQLNGINGVFDKEGVFITSWQENQDYIIANPVNPLGFVEKDTVTLLKEDWVEVLKPGDMLLALHVPSGPGYNPERLKNSMLLALEFYQKYFPELPVKGFWSESWLYDSRLSLVLDSETSNIIKVQRQFYLYPVREGDAMLRYEVFGDWKADYKTAELKTSLQKAAAAYMETGARFNNLSMIVLKEEADKTDRMPYITEDDIIRFRQIADSHLR, from the coding sequence ATGGAACATTTATATGGATATGAAGACTGTGTAAGTTATTGTGGGTTTGACAACCTTCCGGAAGGCTTGGAGCAGTATTTTGCTCTGTATCAGGAGGATAATTGCAAGTATTTTCTTGAACGTAGCTTTTTAGAGGAAATAATGAATAAATTCAGCCTCCCGACAGAAACCCAGAAGCTGCTTAGGGAAGCGGTGGAAGCGGTAGAAGGGGATGATAAGCTTTTGTATTTCTCCAGGTTCCTGGTGTGGGATATGTGCTCTGCCAGAAACCGCTGCGACGTTGACAACTATAATAACATGACTCCGCTATGCCTAGAGAAGTTTGGAGAGCTCTATTCTTTTCTGCTTTTACTAGCCTGCGTGGTACCTTCCAGAAAGTTATTGGCGGAGCGTGGAGTACCGGAACACTATTATAAGGATATTCCTTTCCAACCCATGAAACCGCAGCTTGAAAAGCTCGTGAAGGGAGATTTTAAAGTAAGTGATTTTCCCTGGGATATGAATTTTTATACCTGTTCTATCTTTTTGATGGACCGTTTTCTGTTTATTCCCTGCCGTTTCGGTGATAACTTTACAATGTATAGAAACAGGACATCCGAAAAAGTTATTGCACTCTGGCATCAGGGAGAGGATTTTCGCAGAGATGGTCAGTTAAATGGCATAAACGGTGTGTTCGATAAAGAAGGGGTATTTATTACAAGCTGGCAGGAAAATCAGGATTATATTATTGCTAATCCGGTTAATCCCTTGGGGTTTGTGGAAAAAGATACGGTTACTTTATTGAAAGAAGATTGGGTGGAAGTGTTAAAGCCAGGAGATATGCTGCTGGCTCTGCATGTTCCCTCCGGTCCTGGTTATAATCCGGAGCGGCTTAAGAATTCTATGCTGCTGGCCCTTGAATTCTACCAGAAATATTTCCCAGAGCTGCCTGTTAAGGGATTTTGGAGTGAAAGCTGGTTATATGACTCAAGGCTGTCGTTAGTTCTTGATAGCGAAACCAGTAATATTATTAAGGTTCAGCGCCAGTTCTACCTGTATCCTGTCAGAGAGGGAGACGCTATGCTTCGGTATGAAGTCTTTGGTGACTGGAAAGCGGATTATAAGACAGCTGAACTTAAGACTTCTCTGCAAAAGGCAGCCGCTGCCTATATGGAGACAGGAGCACGTTTTAATAACCTTAGTATGATAGTGTTAAAGGAAGAGGCAGATAAAACAGACCGGATGCCTTATATCACAGAAGATGATATTATACGCTTCCGGCAGATTGCTGACAGTCATTTACGATAA
- a CDS encoding ABC transporter permease, with the protein MKSKRIQNEAPGPQKKGSNAFLREMKKNKGLYVMCLPALIILIMFCYIPFAGTWMAFTDFNVVDGIFGSKFVGLDNFKYFFSTSSMGWRVTYNTLFINFFGIILGLIVPISIAIFFNEVRSKVFKKLTQSFMFFPYFLSWVVVGAIIYGFFSTDVGVINHMLQSIGLQPVKWYAEPKYWKGIIIIASMWKWSGYSSIIYMAAMANFDGSLYEAAEVDGASKFQRIVYLTVPMLKPTAVVLTLMSIGRIFYGDFGMIYGIVGNNPVLIDAVTVIDTYVYQTMRTLGFSYATAIGLFQSVMGLILVTVANKMAKKYNDGEGLF; encoded by the coding sequence ATGAAATCAAAAAGAATTCAAAATGAGGCACCGGGGCCCCAAAAGAAAGGAAGTAATGCCTTTCTGCGGGAAATGAAAAAAAACAAAGGGCTCTATGTGATGTGCCTGCCTGCGCTGATTATACTGATTATGTTTTGCTATATACCTTTTGCAGGTACCTGGATGGCATTCACTGATTTCAATGTTGTGGATGGTATCTTTGGAAGTAAATTTGTGGGACTTGATAATTTTAAATATTTCTTTTCAACCAGCAGCATGGGGTGGCGGGTTACCTATAATACGCTGTTTATTAACTTTTTTGGAATTATCTTAGGATTGATTGTTCCTATTAGTATAGCGATTTTCTTTAATGAAGTAAGAAGTAAAGTCTTTAAGAAACTGACCCAGAGCTTTATGTTCTTCCCGTACTTCCTTTCCTGGGTAGTAGTAGGAGCAATTATCTACGGATTTTTCTCAACGGATGTCGGGGTTATTAATCATATGCTGCAATCGATTGGATTACAGCCGGTAAAGTGGTATGCAGAGCCGAAATACTGGAAGGGCATTATAATCATAGCCAGTATGTGGAAGTGGAGCGGATACAGCTCTATCATATACATGGCTGCTATGGCCAACTTTGACGGTTCTTTGTATGAAGCTGCAGAGGTTGACGGTGCAAGCAAGTTTCAGAGGATTGTTTATCTGACGGTTCCCATGCTAAAGCCTACGGCGGTGGTATTGACCTTAATGAGCATCGGACGTATTTTCTACGGCGATTTTGGTATGATCTACGGTATCGTAGGAAACAATCCGGTTCTAATCGATGCGGTAACCGTTATTGATACTTATGTTTATCAGACTATGAGAACTCTCGGATTTTCCTATGCAACTGCAATAGGTCTGTTCCAGTCAGTAATGGGGTTAATCCTGGTTACAGTCGCTAATAAAATGGCGAAAAAATACAACGATGGGGAGGGCTTATTTTAA
- a CDS encoding DUF4832 domain-containing protein, producing the protein MGKYALEHYSPYETYIIRPLPLPEAPANPGRGQYHLVELKWSELEADRGEYDLTRLKEAIRSVHNPVLQITQTPPSWVKAEAEEGFAHLVRRVISALKKEELIGIIISSENSSKRVWDAYLEAAGDITLFAELKKDALLRYLKEKDCSFGILITCSEANWVDCCEKMAEYRLSDTWEKTPVLLSLEDELPGPNIRRESLRWHAGLSNYPLDIGYDFTIRRVVYPQKVESKGGLPIRFWIVNKGSAPCYQDYQVKLCLESELERQEFVLKIDKKTWKLGDITHNEIISLPVLPEGEYTISAGIFFSDGSPMGLDLEEEMKEGYYRLGKVTICSKTAMDLAHAWEDFYPEGYYPLEDPKVPD; encoded by the coding sequence ATGGGCAAATATGCACTGGAGCATTACAGTCCCTATGAGACTTACATCATAAGGCCGCTGCCGCTGCCAGAAGCACCGGCTAACCCCGGCAGGGGACAGTATCACCTGGTGGAGCTTAAGTGGTCTGAGCTGGAAGCGGACCGTGGCGAGTATGACCTTACCCGGTTAAAAGAAGCTATCCGGTCAGTACATAATCCGGTGTTACAGATAACACAGACTCCACCGTCCTGGGTCAAGGCAGAAGCAGAGGAAGGCTTTGCACATTTAGTACGGCGAGTGATAAGTGCACTAAAGAAAGAAGAGCTTATCGGCATTATAATTTCTTCGGAAAACAGCAGCAAAAGAGTGTGGGATGCCTACTTAGAAGCCGCTGGGGATATTACGTTGTTTGCGGAATTAAAAAAGGATGCTTTGCTTCGATATCTAAAAGAGAAGGATTGCTCCTTTGGTATTCTGATAACTTGCAGCGAAGCCAATTGGGTTGATTGCTGTGAGAAGATGGCTGAATACCGCCTTTCGGATACATGGGAAAAAACGCCGGTGCTGCTCTCCCTAGAAGATGAGCTTCCAGGGCCTAATATACGAAGAGAGAGCCTGCGCTGGCATGCCGGTCTCTCTAATTATCCCTTGGATATCGGCTATGATTTTACGATAAGAAGAGTGGTTTACCCCCAAAAGGTGGAATCAAAGGGCGGCCTTCCAATCCGTTTTTGGATTGTTAACAAAGGCAGTGCTCCTTGTTATCAGGATTATCAGGTTAAGCTTTGTCTGGAAAGCGAGTTGGAGCGGCAGGAATTTGTATTAAAGATTGACAAAAAGACCTGGAAGCTTGGTGATATAACCCACAATGAAATTATTTCCCTGCCGGTACTGCCGGAAGGAGAATATACAATATCAGCAGGTATTTTCTTTTCTGACGGAAGTCCTATGGGGTTGGACCTGGAAGAAGAGATGAAGGAAGGCTATTACAGACTGGGTAAGGTTACAATCTGCTCGAAAACAGCGATGGATCTGGCCCATGCCTGGGAGGACTTTTATCCGGAAGGATATTATCCTTTGGAAGACCCCAAAGTTCCTGATTAG
- a CDS encoding carbohydrate ABC transporter permease — translation MRKNKSFGDHMVTLIAYLFIGLFGLLCLYPLILTLSVSLSGEHEIVMHGYSAIPQKFTFNTYIYIFANSGMRILKSYGITIFVTVVGTLGAMIVTSMIAFALSIQSLKYRNIIAFICNFTIVFSAGLIPWYVVCVNYYGLKNNILALILPSIFSVWNMFLMRTYFSSISPSLYEAAKIDGASYFRIYCRIAIPLSKTAVLTVGLMYALQYWNDWWNALIFINNKNLFPLQYYLYTILSNVNAISSGRIPSGAAAGITLPSETVKMAVTVITIGPIIFLYPFVQKYFVQGIMTGAVKE, via the coding sequence ATGAGAAAAAACAAATCCTTCGGCGACCATATGGTAACGCTTATAGCGTACCTGTTCATCGGGTTATTTGGACTGCTTTGCCTGTATCCCCTTATTCTGACTCTGAGTGTGTCTCTTTCAGGAGAGCATGAGATTGTTATGCATGGATACTCGGCTATTCCTCAGAAGTTTACCTTTAATACTTATATTTATATTTTTGCAAATAGCGGTATGCGTATCTTAAAATCCTATGGAATTACGATTTTTGTAACAGTGGTTGGTACTCTTGGCGCTATGATAGTAACCAGCATGATTGCCTTTGCCTTATCGATTCAAAGTCTAAAATACAGAAATATTATCGCTTTCATATGTAATTTTACCATTGTATTTTCCGCAGGATTAATTCCCTGGTACGTGGTATGCGTTAATTATTACGGGCTGAAGAATAATATTTTGGCGCTGATTTTACCATCCATCTTCAGCGTCTGGAACATGTTTTTAATGAGAACTTATTTTTCAAGTATCTCACCGTCCTTATATGAAGCAGCTAAGATAGACGGAGCCAGTTATTTTCGAATCTATTGCAGAATTGCTATTCCGCTCAGTAAAACAGCAGTTTTGACAGTAGGTCTTATGTATGCTTTACAGTATTGGAATGACTGGTGGAATGCTTTGATTTTTATTAACAATAAGAATCTGTTCCCTCTTCAGTACTACTTATACACAATATTATCCAATGTAAATGCTATCAGTTCAGGACGGATTCCTTCCGGTGCAGCAGCAGGGATAACGCTGCCCTCTGAAACCGTGAAGATGGCAGTTACCGTAATTACCATTGGTCCAATTATCTTCTTATATCCCTTTGTACAAAAATATTTTGTGCAGGGTATTATGACAGGTGCAGTTAAGGAATAG
- a CDS encoding DUF4832 domain-containing protein → MSDTYVINPKISDELLENPGIGFIAAPGLMEPAEQICDNRGNAVEKFRFRADSRTWNHPDSKIMYCGVRWRDLEPEMGLYQWDILEQKLEDAKLLGCTAIVRCSPYALSEEEDIPDWFRKECPEEPEFPFWRVDPLNSSYILYWSRFIKSFAEHFDGHPLISSVDMALVGAWGEGGGTEFMPEDKIRQIADAYIDNFKLTPLQALLHDPKSIGIIRERRENIGFRVDCLGDMGGFHPQEWSHMLDFYPENICNFGMADAWKKAPVVFEACWHMNDWFLQGWDIDYIIDESLKWHISSYNSKGTTVPEVWKDSVTRWIKRMGYRFELRRLSYNPVVSNNETLHIKGLWANTGVAPIYQRYPLVVRLRNEKEIRTLTSCTDIRNWLPDMDILWEEDFILEATPGEYTLEIGIETGIPEIGNIALAIEGWKDGYYSMGKLIIE, encoded by the coding sequence ATGAGTGATACTTATGTAATTAATCCGAAGATAAGTGATGAATTACTGGAAAATCCGGGAATAGGTTTTATTGCAGCTCCCGGTTTAATGGAACCGGCAGAACAGATATGTGACAACAGGGGAAATGCGGTGGAAAAGTTCCGCTTCCGCGCTGACAGCAGAACCTGGAATCACCCGGACAGCAAAATTATGTACTGTGGTGTGCGCTGGAGAGACCTTGAACCGGAGATGGGGTTATATCAATGGGATATATTAGAGCAGAAACTGGAAGACGCTAAGCTTTTGGGGTGTACGGCAATTGTCCGTTGTTCTCCTTATGCCTTGTCCGAAGAGGAGGATATTCCGGACTGGTTTCGAAAAGAGTGTCCGGAGGAACCGGAGTTTCCTTTTTGGAGAGTTGACCCGCTGAATTCCTCCTATATATTATATTGGTCCCGGTTTATTAAGAGTTTTGCTGAGCACTTTGACGGACACCCGTTAATCAGCTCTGTGGATATGGCACTGGTGGGAGCCTGGGGAGAAGGCGGCGGAACGGAGTTTATGCCGGAAGACAAGATCAGGCAGATAGCAGATGCATACATAGACAATTTTAAGTTAACGCCACTACAGGCACTGCTCCATGATCCGAAGTCAATCGGAATAATAAGAGAGCGAAGAGAGAATATTGGCTTTCGAGTGGATTGCCTGGGGGATATGGGAGGTTTTCATCCTCAGGAATGGTCCCATATGCTGGATTTCTATCCGGAGAACATCTGCAATTTTGGTATGGCGGATGCCTGGAAAAAGGCTCCGGTGGTATTTGAAGCTTGCTGGCATATGAATGACTGGTTTCTTCAGGGCTGGGATATTGATTACATTATAGACGAATCACTAAAATGGCATATCTCTTCCTATAACAGTAAAGGAACTACCGTACCGGAAGTCTGGAAGGACAGCGTTACAAGATGGATAAAAAGAATGGGGTACCGGTTTGAATTAAGAAGGCTTTCTTATAATCCCGTAGTAAGTAACAATGAGACTCTTCATATAAAAGGCTTATGGGCGAATACCGGTGTAGCACCTATCTATCAAAGATATCCATTGGTAGTCCGATTAAGGAATGAAAAAGAAATACGGACCCTTACCAGCTGCACGGACATCAGAAACTGGCTGCCGGATATGGATATCCTATGGGAAGAAGACTTTATTCTGGAGGCAACGCCCGGTGAGTATACACTGGAGATTGGTATAGAGACCGGGATACCGGAGATTGGCAATATAGCCTTAGCCATTGAAGGATGGAAAGACGGCTATTACAGTATGGGCAAACTAATCATAGAATAG